In the Spirochaetia bacterium 38H-sp genome, GCAGCTATGTTTATTGGTGGTTCCTGGGAGATTGGTATTTTTACGGATAAGGGTGTTAATTTTGATTGGTTTGCTCCTCCTCTTCCTTCTTCTGATTCTAAACTCCAGTATTGTTTCCATGTTGATGCCGGTATAGGGGGTAATAAGAATTCCAAAAATCTTGAGGCTGCTAAAACATTTATAAGATGGGCTGCTACACCAGAGTTTGCTCAGCTCTTTATGAATGAGCTCCCGGGTTTCTTTGCGTATACCCCGTCAGATGAGCCTTACAAGCTTACCAATTCTGTGGCAAACAAGATGATGGCTGCTGCAAGAGGTTCTGTACCTACTATAAGAACTGTATGGGAGCGTCTTTCCGATGATTATTCTGCAAATGATCTTGTAGGAGAAGCTCTTGTCAGAATGTACAACGGAGAGCTTACTCCAGAGGAAACTGCCAAATATATCCAGGATAAGCTCGATGTTTGGTATCCTCAGATTTTTACAAAATAAATATCATCTCGCGGCATGCATGCTCTGCATGCCGCTTTTTTTAGGAGACTGTGATGCAAAAAAAATGGGTTATACCCTGTTTCCTCTTTCCGGCTTTAATGGTTTATTCTGTTTTTTTTATATTACCTATTATAGGGTCCGTTAGGCTGGCTTTTTTTGATTTTAATGGACTTGAGCCTGTTACGTTTGTAGGCTTTGATAACTTTGTTGCTTTATTTACACGTTCTCCTTATAGCGAACATTTTTGGAATGCCTTTGGAAATAATATTGTTTTTTTCCTTATTGTGACTGTTTTTCAGAATTTTTTTGGTTTTGTTATTGCTGTAATGGTTACGAGAAAGAAATGGGGTGCGAATTTCTTCAGAACCATAAGCTTTTTGCCTACAACAATATCTGTAATAGTCGTGGGATTTTTGTTTAAACTCATGCTCAATCCTCAATGGGGGCTTGTGAATATGATTCTGGAGAGGATCGGACTTATTTCTCAAGGCTTTCCATGGCTGGGTAAGCCGGGTATTGCTCTGTTTATGGTTGCTTTTGCTGTAAGCTGGCAATGGATGGGCGAGTCTGTTATTTTTTATTCCGCAGGGATAGATGGTATCAATCCGGAGCTTTTTGAAGCTGCAAGAATAGATGGGGCGTCATTATGGCATGAAATCAGATATATTCTTTTGCCTGCTGTTGTACCGGTTATTGCTATTGTTACAATTTTGATTTTTGTAGGAGATTTTACTCAGTTTGATATTGTTTATGCCATGACCGGCTCCAAGGGGAATCCTTCCTATTCTACTGATATCTTTGGTTCTCTCTTTTATAGGGTCGCTTTTCAGGTGCCTGCACGTGGAGGTTGGGGGTTTGGTATGGGTGCGGCTGTGTCCACTACTATTTCTTTGATAATCAGTATAGGTGTTTTTCTATGGGTGCTTTTATTTAATAGGGCCGGTAAAAAAAAGCAGGGAGGTGTGGCATGAGGGCGCTTAATGTGTTGCCTTCTCTTGGGAGATTTGTAAATAAAAAAAGAGTTGTTGTTTCTTTCTTTTATTATTCTGCATTGGTTGTATATGCTTTTTTTGTTCTGATACCTATATTGTATATGCTTTTTTCTTCTTTTAAGCCGGAGTCTGAGATTTTTTCCAAGTCCTTCGGTTTACCGAAAAACTGGACTCTTGGTAATTATGAGAGGCTTTTCTCTCGTTCTCATTATGGTTTGTATTTTTTTAATAGTATTCTTTCTGCTTTGGTTTCTCTTTTTCTTATAGCTGTTTTTTCTTCTACTGCTGCCTATGTGCTTGCTAAATATAAGTTTAAATTATCCGGATATGTTTATGCATATTTTTTGATAGGGCTTATATTTCCTTTGCAGCTTGGAACCATTGTTTTGTTAAAGATGATGCTGAGCATAGGGGCTTATGACAGTCTTATTGCTCTGATTCTTGTAAATGTAGCAAGAGGGATACCTCTGGGTATATTTATACTAACTGATTTTATAAGAATGATTCCTGAAGAGCTTAGTAATGCAGCAAGAATAGACGGAGCCAGCGAGAGTGGTATTTTTGTGAGAATTATCTTGCCACTTATACGTCCGGCTCTCGCTTCTGTTTTGCTGGTCAATCTCATTCCTGTCTGGAATGATTTCTGGTTTCCTCTTGTGTTTATAAAGTCCGATTTTATAAAGACTATTCCTCTTGCCACTGCTTTGCTTTTTGGACAGTTTGAGACTAATTATGGTTTTGTTGTAACTGTTCTTGCTGTTGCTTCTCTTCCAGTTATGGTTTTTTATCTGATTGCTTCTAAGAGTTTTGTTAAGAGTATTACGGGAGGGGCTTTAAAAGGATGACAGATAATACACTCCCTTCTTCCTGTGTTCAGCTGGTATGTTTTCCGGATGTAGACTTCTCACTTATAGAGAAAAAACTGGGTCTTGCATTTGAAAATGGTATTGATACTCTTATTGCTTGGCTACCTTATGACTTTTTTGTTTATGGAGAAAGATTAAGAAACATTTGTAACAAGTTGGGTATGATGCTGTACTGGTGGTTTCCTGTTTTGTCCGATAATCCTGTGCATGATACTTCTTCTGGTATTGTTCCGGCTCATGTTTCTTTTTATGAGTCAAGGGGTGATTTTTATTCCAATGAGGAGTTTGTTTTTATATGTCCCAATGATAGCAAAAATATGGCTGCTCTTTTTTCTTATTATGAACGTGTTCTTGAGAGTGGTTTTTTTGACGGGGTTTTTCTGGACAGGATAAGGTTTCCTTCCCCTGCCAATGGGTTTGATATGCTTTTTTCCTGTTTTTGCTCCTATTGTATGAGAAAATATCCTTTTCTTGAGAATTATAAGGAACTGGAGCATCCTGTTATTTCTTTTTTATCTTCTGGGAACAGGGATTATTATGATTTTTTGCTAGTCAATGGCTATGGAGATTGGCTCAAATATAGGTTTTCTTCTATTTATGATGTTGTCTCTACGTTGTCTTTAAAAGCAAAAGAGAGAAATCTTACAGTTGCTCTTGATCTTTTTTCTCCTTCTCTTTCTCTTTTTGTAGGTCAGGATTATAGAAAACTATCTTTTTGTGCGGATTGGATAAAGCCTATGGTCTATATTTCCACACGAGGGCCTGCCACTCTGCCATATGAGCTTGAGTTTTTGATGTGTTCTTCATCTGCAGCTGGTTGCGATAATTCTTTTGTTCTTTCTGATTTGCAAAGACTTTGCGGTATCCTAGCTGTTTATTCAGGCTGTAAAATTTCTGTTCCTTTTTCTGTTTTTACTTCCGAGCTTGTTATGGCTTCTGCTCTGTCTTCTTGTCCTGTATATGCCGGTGTTGAGCTTGTAAGGGTAGATAATCCCAATTTTTCTGTTGACAGGAATCTGGTTGGGGTTTATGCCGATGCCCTCTTGAGTATGGATATGCCTTTTGTTGCAAGTTGGGATTTATTGTCTATTCCAGATGAGTATTTTTTTCTTATGTCAAGAGAAAAAAATAAAGGGTTGCAACTGTAGCTGTTTTGTTTATGCCGGAGGCAGCACGGATCGCTGTTGCGTGCCGTGCGTTCGGTATAAAAAATGCCGGGCATTGCCCGGCTTTGTTTTACATTCCTGTTTGTTCTTTTTCTGTTATTTTTGTTAGTATTGTATCTGCTTTTGTTCCGTAGTCTTCCGGCGAAAGCTCTTTTGCGGTATTAAGGTATTCTTTTGCTTTGTCGTAGTCCTGTGAGGCGTATGCATTGACTCCAAGTGCATAGCTTGTTATGGCTTTGTCCGCGCCTTTTTCCAGTGCTGTTGAGTAGTAATATTCTGCGAGCGAGTAGTCGGACTGTGCATAGGCTGCAAGTCCTAGGTAGTAGTAAGGCGCAAAGTGGTCTGGGTTTAGCTTGGAGGCTTTTACAAAGGTTTCCTGGGCTTCCTTGAGTTTTCCTTCTTTGTAGAGGCTTATTCCGTCTTCCAAGAGGTTTCGGAATGATTTTTTGTTCTTGATATAAGATTTAAAATCCGTTTCCATTTGTTCTGATTTTAGCCAGGCAAAAACTCGCTTTTTGAGTATTGTCTGGTTTTCCTGATATGTTGCATCTGGAGAGAGCACCTTAAATGTATCCCAGAGCGCGCGGTTGTAGTCCTTGTTCCATTCATAGGTGAGGAAGGATACAAATCCCCAGGCCTCCGGATAGTATGTTTCTAGTTTTTGGCTTGCCTCGTCCATCTCCATATCCAGGAGCTCTGAGAGTGGTATAAGCGAATACGTGCTGTTTCCTTCAACAATGTTTTTGAGACTTTCTAGCCACATAAGGTTTTCTTTATAATTTATAGTGCCGTCTTGGGGGCTGTACTCGCTGGCTTCAAAGAACACTGCCATGCCTTCCTGTAGCCAGAGTGGTGGATTGCTGATAAATGCTCTCAGGAACTGGATTGTACCCTGATGCATAAGCTGTCTGTAGAACTCTTCTGTATCTTCTTTCTGATAAGCAACCAATTCTCTTTTGGACGGTGTGGAGTAATGCAGGTAGATGAAACTGTCTCTGGTTGTTCCTGTAAGGCGTTTTATATATGTGTCATAGTCGTCCTGAGAAGTAAAAATACGCACATTGAGGGTTTCTGTCAGGGACTCTGTATCAAATCGGAATGTTTTGTTTGCAAGACTAAAAAGAGCTTCCATAAATGTTGCAATCTTGTTTGCAAAATCTTCGGATATATCTGTTTTTACATAATAATGCGTGCTTGTTGCAGTATACAGTTTGGCAACAGCTTTATTACTTTCTTCCTGTGTATCAGCTGTCTGTGTGTCTGTGCTTGTTGTAGGACTTGTCTCTCCTGTCTGTATCTCTTTGCTTGTTGTAGGAGTATCGGCCTGTGTATCTGGACTTACCTCCTGAGAAAATGCTGATAGAGTCAGCATTAGAGTAATAAGCAGAGCTATATATTTTTTCATGGCATTACTCCTTCTCTATAAATAGTACGGTGCAGACGGTAGGCTGTCAAATCTTTTTCTTTTTATCAGCCTTTTTCCCCCTTATCTTATCGACAATTATGTGCAATTCCTCCACTACTATACCGGTAAATCTTTCTAATTTTTCTACGATATATTGCTGCAATTCGTGCATTGTGGATGCAAGCTCCTTTCCAAAGGGGACGCTCAAAAACAAAGTAATTCTGTATGCTCCTTTTTCTTCCACGATATTGGCTCTGGACAGTTCCAGATCCTCATCGTACTCCGCGAGGCAATGCAGAATCATCTCTGTAATAGCGCTCTCCGATATGGTCACAGTTCCCTTATCCGCAAACTCCGGCCTTACTACACTCTTTTCTATCATCTTTTCCCTTTTAAAAAAGGCAAAACCCTTCTTAAAAAACAATTTTACAGAGTCAGACAGAATCTGCGGATAAGTTCTCTTAATCTCAAGTGCAGGAACAGGTATTACATGCTTGCCATGGGTTTTTCTGTAATGCATCGCAGTCTCTATTTCCTCCTGGGATGCAACATCCTCTATCATTATAAACTTGCTTATTGCAGGAAGCTCCAACCTTCTTGCAATCTTTTCTGCCATCTTTTTTGACGTAGCCAGAATCAAAATCTTGTTAAACTTTTCTGCTCTCAGCGCCTCGACTGCCTGCTTCTTATGAGACTCCTTCTGAAACAGCGCAGTCTTGACAGCTCCTAGATAAGTATTCTCCTTCTTGGCAGACTCACCTGCAATGATATTCTTGCCTTTTATGATAAGCCCGTCATCTACTATGATAGGAATACCGTACTTCTCGGCGACCAGTTTTGCCCTAAAACTCTTTCCTGTCCCGCTTTTACCTATAAGCGCAAAAACCTTAACACCCTTAAACAGCCACTTGATATTGGTAAAAAAAAGCTTCATGTAACTGATTGTATTTTACTTGTCATTTATAGGCAAGCATATAAAACAAAATAGATCGAACGCGCCGTGACGCCTTGCGTCACAGCGCTGCCTCCGGCGGAAGAAAAGTGAATATCTGCGTGCTTTGCCTACTATCTGCCGAAGGCAGGAGACCCTGCGGCATTCTCTGACTGTCTTTCCGGATATGTCGCAGGGACGACGTTCGGTTTTATTAAATTACGAATATTTTAAAGTACTTGTAAAATTATTGAGAGATAGAAGACAAAAAATCGTAAAAAGCCTTTTCCCAGTCCGGTAAAAACTTGTCCAAAATACTGCGGGACTCCGTATGAGGCTGTGCTGTAATTCCCTCTGCAGGTAAGAAAGAGCTGTCTTCCTGAGGTTTTAAAAAAAACGCATGTAAAAACGGTTTAATCTCAAGCCGGCTTCCGTATCTTTTGTCGCCAGCAAGTACGTGTGAGTGCAATGCAGCCTGTACGCGTATCTGATGGGTGAGCCCTGTCTCTATCCTGCATACAACAAGGGACAAATCCTTGCCATTTACAATTGGAGTGACATGGGTTATGGCCTTTTTTCCAGTCTCTTTTTTTCTCACACCCTTAAAGTCCTTCTCCAGATTATCCGTCCATGTTTCTACTTTCTTGGCACAACCCTCCATAAGAGCAAGATAGTACTTGAGAAAGCGTCTTTCTCTCATCATCCGGGTAAACCATCTT is a window encoding:
- a CDS encoding sugar ABC transporter permease, whose product is MQKKWVIPCFLFPALMVYSVFFILPIIGSVRLAFFDFNGLEPVTFVGFDNFVALFTRSPYSEHFWNAFGNNIVFFLIVTVFQNFFGFVIAVMVTRKKWGANFFRTISFLPTTISVIVVGFLFKLMLNPQWGLVNMILERIGLISQGFPWLGKPGIALFMVAFAVSWQWMGESVIFYSAGIDGINPELFEAARIDGASLWHEIRYILLPAVVPVIAIVTILIFVGDFTQFDIVYAMTGSKGNPSYSTDIFGSLFYRVAFQVPARGGWGFGMGAAVSTTISLIISIGVFLWVLLFNRAGKKKQGGVA
- a CDS encoding carbohydrate ABC transporter permease, with protein sequence MRALNVLPSLGRFVNKKRVVVSFFYYSALVVYAFFVLIPILYMLFSSFKPESEIFSKSFGLPKNWTLGNYERLFSRSHYGLYFFNSILSALVSLFLIAVFSSTAAYVLAKYKFKLSGYVYAYFLIGLIFPLQLGTIVLLKMMLSIGAYDSLIALILVNVARGIPLGIFILTDFIRMIPEELSNAARIDGASESGIFVRIILPLIRPALASVLLVNLIPVWNDFWFPLVFIKSDFIKTIPLATALLFGQFETNYGFVVTVLAVASLPVMVFYLIASKSFVKSITGGALKG
- a CDS encoding tetratricopeptide repeat protein translates to MKKYIALLITLMLTLSAFSQEVSPDTQADTPTTSKEIQTGETSPTTSTDTQTADTQEESNKAVAKLYTATSTHYYVKTDISEDFANKIATFMEALFSLANKTFRFDTESLTETLNVRIFTSQDDYDTYIKRLTGTTRDSFIYLHYSTPSKRELVAYQKEDTEEFYRQLMHQGTIQFLRAFISNPPLWLQEGMAVFFEASEYSPQDGTINYKENLMWLESLKNIVEGNSTYSLIPLSELLDMEMDEASQKLETYYPEAWGFVSFLTYEWNKDYNRALWDTFKVLSPDATYQENQTILKKRVFAWLKSEQMETDFKSYIKNKKSFRNLLEDGISLYKEGKLKEAQETFVKASKLNPDHFAPYYYLGLAAYAQSDYSLAEYYYSTALEKGADKAITSYALGVNAYASQDYDKAKEYLNTAKELSPEDYGTKADTILTKITEKEQTGM
- a CDS encoding extracellular solute-binding protein gives rise to the protein MRFTDEAFIRALKKIYELKEFFPEGYQGIDYVAMQQMFGAGQAAMFIGGSWEIGIFTDKGVNFDWFAPPLPSSDSKLQYCFHVDAGIGGNKNSKNLEAAKTFIRWAATPEFAQLFMNELPGFFAYTPSDEPYKLTNSVANKMMAAARGSVPTIRTVWERLSDDYSANDLVGEALVRMYNGELTPEETAKYIQDKLDVWYPQIFTK